In Mya arenaria isolate MELC-2E11 chromosome 1, ASM2691426v1, the genomic stretch acatttattaattagaGAAATATAGACTTGACAGAAAGCTTACACGCAAAACATAATCCAAATTGTCAAATactaaagggccataatttgcattagtAGCAAAATTGAGTAAACTTTCTTACGTATGTTGAGATATTGACTGAAAGGTTTAATATGCATAACCTGTACCATATTTTCTACATCGAATTAAAACGGACCAGGAATGTCGAATTACCACATCATTTATtctattgtttttgaaatatttataacaccCCAGCCACAAGCTATGAACTTTTGTAATAAAATCACTTTTTGATAAATGCCAAATGGAAGAAACGGAAGCTAAAACAACCATCGCATTGCTCTATTAAACATGCATGCATCCGTACAATTAACATTGTATATCTTTATTGTGATAAAATGTGATTATTAGTTGAATTTAAAATCGCAACCAAATTAAGATAATGTACGACAAAACTAACGCCTCTTTAGCAAGTCCTTTAAAAGACGCATGTTGTAACAAATATACTGAAAAACTGTAAGGATAAGGCCTGCAGCAATGCATCCCATTCACTAGATGTTTAGATgcacaaatttcaaaatatcgAAAATGCTTCATTAGCTCCCTCAAGTATTTGTGAGGCGCCAACAgtcataaaaaagaaacaacaacaaacgctgattttcaaacatgttaCTTCATCTATACATCTGACAATAAAAAGGGGTACAGATGTGTAAAATCTGCAAATTTTCACCGGGAACGGAAAAACTTTAACAACATTTGATCAAAAGAGACGTGGTCAACAGACGGCTATTCATCTTACACTCCGGTCATATCGTGACCTTTCCAATTTTGTATTGATTGTGTGCAGGGCCATCGATAAACCTTATATAACTTGCTTAGTTATCGTAATCAAATTAACATACAAAgctaaacaagaaataaaataacctATCAGTCTGTGTTAAAATGCAATAGAAACTACAAACAAGATCTAACCATCAACCCCTAGCAATCATGTTTAATGATACAACAGACAAAGGccaaaccaacacagacaatGGACTGAAGACAAATTTGACACAAAACGTACGTTTAATGTTCGTtgacacaaacacatttttagaaCTGTAAAAGTCAACACATCTTTACAGTGTAGTTTAATATGTGTATTCGTGTATTACATGAATAAGAATGATTTGAATAAATTACATTGTGAATCTCGTAGAAATCACAGTTGGAAAGTACCATAAACTGGTTGCATACGCTGTCTAGattgatgtcattgttttatgaCTGTCATTTCACCAATGTTTTTCAGTTGAAGGTATCCAGTGCTGGCATTGTATCGCTGAAGACTGCGCTGCAGACCCAAGTGCTAACTACAAGGCCACCAAGAAAGCATGCAAATCTGGACAGTCATGTCAGGTAAGGTATAATTCAAGATTAGCCATGTACCACAAGGGCACTTCAATGGTGTATTTATAGCACGCTATGAATAATGGGAACTACAAGTCCTACATAACAAATGCTTTTCTGGACAAGTATAGCAGGTAAATTATGATTCAAACCTAATGATGTTGTAATGGGTGATTTCCAgtaaaaacacaaatgaaatTGTACTTTATCTTCAATTACTGTCACTAGAATAAGGCTGAAGTTATTTTTTGCTATTATGTTAAGGGGCGCAGATATGATGTTGGAAATGACCCTTGAGACAAATGTATCAGTGTCTTAAATTATACCAAGGATAGACTACTGAATTTACGGTTTTAAAAATAGTCAAAGAAACACATGCATGGTTCTGTGTACAGAGGGCATATATTGTAAGGTTACAACGAAGCGAGTTTATGAAATCGTCCATTTTAGGACATACCTGTCAGCATAGTATGATTCAAGTCTAGCCCTGCTGTAGTAGATATCACATGACCTCCTTGACGACATGCATGCATGTAAGGTACAGTAATATTCAATTACAAAAAGTGGAACAAATATTGAGGCAAAAATCCTTACCTCTGTCAATTTTAACGGCAAGTGCAAACAATCCACCAAGTGTGTTCatgtaaataaatcattacGTTATACTACTTTCTAAGGTAATGTTTTATTGATTCACCTTCATGTCCGTTTCCTTGGTAGAAACAAGTTCTGGTTTCCATTTTCAATTGCCACAAGACAGTTACTCTGGGGAGTAGCGCACGACCTGTACACTTAATCACTCTCCGCCTGTGTACAATATCATTATACATTGACTTCTTAAAACTGTCATATTTTGGATCAGGCGTTTTCAATCTTATAACTCAGGTATCAAGAGATCCTGTTGAAATGATTTCTATTAGCGAGtagcattaaaaatatatgttgttcaTTCGCCAAGCGTATATGTGCTAGTTACTTCTTTTTGCTTTGCTCAAATGTGCTCTTCTTTCAGAATATAATTCCATATATctacaatctttttttttgttatttttcagaaaGTATACTTCGAAATGTTAGACGTAACAGACAACGGCAACTTTATTCACACATCAACAGTGCGAAGCTGTTCTAGTGAATGTAAGTCACGTGACGATTTTATCAATTGCACGGAGCTACAACGAAATTCACGTGGATGTATTCGGAAGGATTGTTGTAGTGACACTGACCTATGTAATAGTTCAAATGATGTGAAGCTGGATGTGCCCTATGTTTTGATCGTACTTGCTTGTGTAATagtgcaaacataataaatattggTGTGTGATGATCAATGACCGCAACAGTGCAAATAGACAGTGTTAACATGATGATTTGTGTAGTAGTGCAATCATTGTAAAGACGAGTTTTCCATTGATTTAATCATAGAAATAATGTTGATAAGAGTATGCCTTTTTATTCATAACGTATTGTGCCTTTGACTAGTCATCCTTATGGTTTGTATAaccttacatttttttttgaaaaaaggaaaattctCTCTTTTGCACGTCACCTTCGTTCCCTGTGTCATAAACTACGTGTTGAGATAAGTAAAGCGTTGTCTGcgattattatatttacagtaCAAACATTGTATCAAGAACTGCTTTTAAGTATGCGTGTCACGTGTTGAACAgttaatttgtttgttatttgcaaaatcaacatttatgcAACATATGCCAAGCGTGCCTTCCAGTTCGTATCGAATCGTTCGGGGATAGCTGGTAAACCTCAGTTTTAACCTTGCTATCCGAGAAATGATTGagataaacacaaataaaagtAGTTAATCGTGGCCATTGTTTGCTAGACTTGGATTGCATAGTACAACTACAGTGCCTTGTGTGCGAATGTATGACAATAAAGTCCTATTTAAACCGTGACAAGCAGAAAAGGGTCTTTAGggaatttaaatgtataactcTATGGTatcatattaaatgaatttataaatttaagcaGAAGCATCAATGACCTTAAAGTACAAATGGACTTTACTTCTCATAACACCATGAGAACAG encodes the following:
- the LOC128234907 gene encoding uncharacterized protein LOC128234907, giving the protein MELLQVVALMSALWTVVEGIQCWHCIAEDCAADPSANYKATKKACKSGQSCQKVYFEMLDVTDNGNFIHTSTVRSCSSECKSRDDFINCTELQRNSRGCIRKDCCSDTDLCNSSNDVKLDVPYVLIVLACVIVQT